In one Bdellovibrionota bacterium genomic region, the following are encoded:
- a CDS encoding amino acid permease, translated as MSVPPEAVRPELRRVLGLWDSVAVIVGIIIGSGIFFTPTSIAKEVGSWGAVLFVWILGGLAALCGSLTYAELATAWPRTGGIFVYLRECFGPLPSFLFGWASLIVIRPSAVAGISVIFATYVAYFIPVPQIGIKLIAVSGILIVSIINYTGVRATSVILNIFTSIKIFTLVAIAFVGLVLFRSSGAPMGPMLPATFNWSYASAFGVALIGVFWTYDGWVEITNIAGEIREPAKIIPRALLLATVGILTIYTLVNLAYLRVLTLEGVQNSGRVASDTLVRVFGPVGGSLIAVAVIVSTFGALNGTTLTGPRIFFAMAVDGLFFSWARKVSPRYKSPSTAIALEAALAIPLVITWTFDQVATYFVYMFLIFYALSALAVFRLRRMPGAPIPTYRTWGYPWTTLCFVLVAVGILINTTLRAPVQAGLGLLILGAGVPVYYLWRHLKSDRQHIREIA; from the coding sequence ATGAGCGTCCCCCCGGAAGCTGTTCGGCCGGAGCTGAGGCGAGTTCTCGGTCTCTGGGATTCCGTCGCCGTCATCGTTGGAATTATTATCGGTTCAGGAATCTTTTTCACCCCCACGTCCATTGCAAAGGAGGTCGGCTCTTGGGGCGCCGTGCTCTTTGTCTGGATTTTGGGCGGTTTGGCGGCTCTTTGCGGCTCTCTTACGTATGCTGAGTTGGCCACCGCTTGGCCCCGGACCGGCGGGATTTTTGTTTATCTTCGCGAGTGCTTCGGGCCGTTGCCGAGCTTCTTGTTTGGATGGGCGAGCCTGATCGTCATCCGGCCCTCGGCGGTGGCCGGCATCTCCGTCATTTTCGCCACGTATGTTGCTTACTTCATCCCGGTTCCGCAGATCGGGATCAAATTGATCGCCGTGAGCGGAATCCTGATCGTTTCCATCATCAATTATACGGGCGTGCGCGCGACAAGCGTGATTTTGAATATCTTTACATCCATTAAGATTTTCACGCTGGTTGCCATTGCGTTCGTAGGGCTTGTTTTGTTTCGTTCTTCAGGCGCACCGATGGGGCCGATGCTTCCGGCGACCTTCAATTGGTCGTACGCGAGCGCATTTGGTGTCGCCCTGATCGGCGTGTTCTGGACGTACGACGGCTGGGTGGAGATCACGAACATTGCCGGCGAAATCCGCGAACCCGCGAAAATCATTCCAAGAGCGCTTCTTTTGGCGACGGTCGGCATATTGACGATCTATACGTTGGTGAATTTGGCGTATTTGCGCGTCCTGACGCTGGAAGGGGTTCAAAATTCCGGAAGAGTGGCATCGGACACTCTGGTTCGCGTGTTTGGACCGGTCGGCGGAAGTCTGATCGCGGTCGCTGTAATCGTTTCGACGTTCGGCGCATTGAACGGAACGACGCTGACGGGACCACGGATCTTTTTCGCCATGGCGGTGGACGGGCTCTTTTTTTCGTGGGCCAGAAAGGTCAGCCCCCGCTACAAATCTCCCTCCACCGCCATCGCATTGGAGGCGGCGCTCGCCATTCCGCTGGTGATTACGTGGACCTTCGATCAGGTCGCGACCTATTTCGTCTATATGTTTTTGATCTTTTATGCCCTATCGGCGTTGGCGGTGTTTCGTCTTCGAAGAATGCCCGGGGCGCCGATCCCGACTTACCGAACTTGGGGATATCCGTGGACGACGCTCTGTTTTGTTCTGGTCGCCGTCGGGATTCTAATCAACACGACGCTGCGCGCTCCAGTCCAAGCGGGATTGGGACTGTTGATCCTGGGTGCCGGTGTGCCGGTGTATTACCTCTGGCGACACCTGAAATCGGATCGCCAGCACATAAGGGAAATCGCTTAA
- a CDS encoding glutathione S-transferase N-terminal domain-containing protein, translating into MELILYHFEGCPYCTFVKNAIDRLQVPDVQYRDILEQPQYRDELVKMNGTRQVPCLLIDGKPMLESADIVRFLEEKFGKKR; encoded by the coding sequence ATGGAACTGATCCTCTACCACTTCGAGGGCTGCCCTTACTGCACGTTCGTCAAGAACGCCATCGATCGGCTGCAAGTACCGGATGTGCAATATCGCGACATCTTGGAGCAACCCCAATACCGGGACGAGCTGGTAAAAATGAACGGCACGCGGCAGGTTCCCTGCCTTTTGATCGACGGTAAACCGATGCTCGAATCGGCCGACATCGTCCGCTTTCTTGAAGAGAAATTCGGCAAGAAACGTTAG